The following proteins are co-located in the Vigna angularis cultivar LongXiaoDou No.4 chromosome 2, ASM1680809v1, whole genome shotgun sequence genome:
- the LOC108329360 gene encoding RPM1-interacting protein 4 isoform X1 codes for MVETSFMNQKVLIETIHEGEREIEDKARRVKIITGEMHNLNFKMQQNSHDPKFGNQENEKNVSDTAYSDKTQKGQSGSKMINEPEKNSYPVSSADLPHSKPRVHSEDPIGKGSVRSTYELQKSRDNGDAKHFTESPARHDNGSHVRGTDSVHRGQGVGSADNSRKPSRQTIGSEHNIDRSPLHRQAKTPGRDSPSWEVKNSYDTSQVTPGRSRLRPSNRGDETPDKGAAVPKFGEWDESNPASADGYTHIFNRVREEKQVGAGHVPGTPNARQYGVRNQPADEKAQSCCFCWGKK; via the exons ATGGTGGAAACTAGCTTCATGAATCag AAAGTGTTGATAGAGACCATACATGAGGGGGAAAGAGAGATTGAAGACAAAGCAAGAAGAGTGAAGATTATAACAGGTGAGATGCACAACTTGAACTTCAAAATGCAG CAAAATTCTCATGATCCAAAGTTTGGCAAtcaggaaaatgaaaaaaatgtctCAGATACAGCTTATTCTGACAAAACCCAGAAAGGTCAATCTGGTTCGAAGATGATAAATGAGCCCGAAAAAAATTCATATCCAGTTTCGTCTGCTGACCTACCCCATTCAAAACCAAGAGTTCACTCAGAGGATCCAATTGGAAAGGGATCAGTGAGATCCACATATGAGTTACAAAAGAGCAGGGACAATGGTGATGCTAAACATTTCACTGAGTCTCCAGCTCGCCATGACAATGGTAGCCATGTGAGGGGCACTGATTCTGTGCATCGAGGCCAGGGAGTAGGTTCTGCTGACAACAGTAGAAAACCTTCAAGACAAACTATTGGATCTGAACACAACATTGACCGTTCACCCCTTCATCGCCAGGCAAAAACCCCTGGCAGGGATAGTCCTTCTTGGGAAGTAAAGAATTCATATGACACCAGCCAAGTTACCCCAGGAAGGTCCCGGTTAAGACCATCTAACCGAGGGGATGAAACT CCTGATAAAGGTGCCGCGGTTCCAAAATTTGGTGAGTGGGACGAGAGCAACCCTGCATCAGCTGATGGCTACACTCATATTTTCAACAGAGTGCGGGAGGAGAAGCAGGTGGGGGCTGGACATGTGCCAGGCACACCTAATGCTAGACAATATGGTGTGCGGAATCAGCCTGCTGATGAGAAAGCTCAG AGTTGCTGCTTTTGCTGGGGGAAAAAATGA
- the LOC108329360 gene encoding RPM1-interacting protein 4 isoform X2, with protein sequence MAQNSHDPKFGNQENEKNVSDTAYSDKTQKGQSGSKMINEPEKNSYPVSSADLPHSKPRVHSEDPIGKGSVRSTYELQKSRDNGDAKHFTESPARHDNGSHVRGTDSVHRGQGVGSADNSRKPSRQTIGSEHNIDRSPLHRQAKTPGRDSPSWEVKNSYDTSQVTPGRSRLRPSNRGDETPDKGAAVPKFGEWDESNPASADGYTHIFNRVREEKQVGAGHVPGTPNARQYGVRNQPADEKAQSCCFCWGKK encoded by the exons ATGGCT CAAAATTCTCATGATCCAAAGTTTGGCAAtcaggaaaatgaaaaaaatgtctCAGATACAGCTTATTCTGACAAAACCCAGAAAGGTCAATCTGGTTCGAAGATGATAAATGAGCCCGAAAAAAATTCATATCCAGTTTCGTCTGCTGACCTACCCCATTCAAAACCAAGAGTTCACTCAGAGGATCCAATTGGAAAGGGATCAGTGAGATCCACATATGAGTTACAAAAGAGCAGGGACAATGGTGATGCTAAACATTTCACTGAGTCTCCAGCTCGCCATGACAATGGTAGCCATGTGAGGGGCACTGATTCTGTGCATCGAGGCCAGGGAGTAGGTTCTGCTGACAACAGTAGAAAACCTTCAAGACAAACTATTGGATCTGAACACAACATTGACCGTTCACCCCTTCATCGCCAGGCAAAAACCCCTGGCAGGGATAGTCCTTCTTGGGAAGTAAAGAATTCATATGACACCAGCCAAGTTACCCCAGGAAGGTCCCGGTTAAGACCATCTAACCGAGGGGATGAAACT CCTGATAAAGGTGCCGCGGTTCCAAAATTTGGTGAGTGGGACGAGAGCAACCCTGCATCAGCTGATGGCTACACTCATATTTTCAACAGAGTGCGGGAGGAGAAGCAGGTGGGGGCTGGACATGTGCCAGGCACACCTAATGCTAGACAATATGGTGTGCGGAATCAGCCTGCTGATGAGAAAGCTCAG AGTTGCTGCTTTTGCTGGGGGAAAAAATGA